In the Mycolicibacterium thermoresistibile genome, one interval contains:
- a CDS encoding PHP domain-containing protein — MDPATALRQVAYYKDRAREDPRRVMAYRRAADVVDALSDAERERHGRANSWQSLPGIGPKTARVIAQAWAGQEPDVLVELREAAADLGGGDLRAALRGDLHLHSNWSDGSAPIEEMMRTARELGHEYCALTDHSPRLTIANGLSADRLRHQLDVIDELREKFAPMRILTGIEVDILEDGSLDQDPDLLERLDVVVASVHSKLSMDADAMTRRLLRAVTNPLTDVLGHCTGRLVSGNRGLRPESRFDAEKVFTACRDHGTAVEINSRPERRDPPTRLLNLAGDIGCLFAINTDAHAPGQLDFLGYGAQRALDAELPAERIVNTWSADQLLAWTDV; from the coding sequence ATGGACCCGGCGACGGCACTCCGGCAGGTGGCGTACTACAAGGACCGCGCCCGCGAGGACCCGCGGCGGGTGATGGCCTACCGTCGCGCCGCCGACGTCGTCGACGCGCTCAGCGACGCCGAACGGGAACGGCACGGCCGCGCCAACAGCTGGCAGTCGCTCCCGGGCATCGGACCCAAGACGGCCAGGGTGATCGCCCAGGCCTGGGCCGGACAGGAACCCGACGTCCTGGTCGAATTGCGCGAAGCCGCGGCCGACCTCGGCGGCGGCGACCTCCGGGCCGCGCTCAGGGGCGATCTGCATCTGCACTCCAACTGGTCGGACGGCTCCGCCCCGATCGAGGAGATGATGCGGACCGCCCGTGAGCTCGGTCATGAATACTGTGCGCTCACCGACCACTCACCGAGGCTCACCATCGCCAACGGACTCTCCGCGGACCGGCTGCGCCACCAACTCGACGTCATCGACGAACTGCGGGAGAAGTTCGCGCCGATGCGCATCCTCACCGGGATCGAGGTCGACATCCTCGAGGACGGCTCCCTGGACCAGGATCCCGACCTGCTCGAACGGCTCGACGTCGTGGTCGCGAGTGTGCACTCCAAGCTGTCGATGGACGCCGACGCGATGACGCGTCGGTTGCTCCGGGCCGTGACCAACCCGCTGACCGACGTGCTCGGCCACTGCACCGGCAGGCTGGTCAGCGGAAACCGCGGCCTGCGCCCGGAATCCCGGTTCGACGCCGAGAAGGTGTTCACCGCCTGCCGGGACCACGGCACCGCGGTGGAGATCAACTCACGTCCGGAACGCCGCGATCCGCCGACCCGCCTGCTGAACCTGGCCGGCGACATCGGATGTCTGTTCGCCATCAACACCGACGCGCACGCGCCGGGCCAACTCGACTTCCTCGGCTACGGCGCCCAGCGGGCGCTGGACGCCGAGCTGCCCGCCGAACGGATCGTCAACACCTGGTCCGCCGACCAGCTGTTGGCCTGGACCGACGTTTAG
- a CDS encoding ArsR/SmtB family transcription factor yields MPSSVSDGPERPLYEIKANLFKALAHPARIRVLEILCASGEPTPVSDILADTAIEPTLLSQHLAVLKRHHVVRAQRVGNAVFYELTHPKISELLVIARTFLADTLGAQRDQLETFKRLPPLGRSQ; encoded by the coding sequence GTGCCCAGTTCCGTGTCCGACGGCCCCGAACGGCCGTTGTATGAGATCAAGGCCAACCTGTTCAAGGCGCTGGCCCATCCCGCCCGGATCCGGGTACTCGAAATCCTCTGCGCCTCCGGCGAACCCACCCCGGTGAGCGACATCCTCGCCGACACCGCGATCGAACCGACCCTGCTCTCACAGCACCTCGCCGTGCTCAAACGACATCATGTGGTTCGCGCGCAGCGCGTGGGTAACGCGGTGTTCTACGAACTGACACATCCGAAGATCTCCGAATTGCTGGTGATCGCGCGCACCTTCCTGGCCGACACCCTCGGCGCACAGCGCGATCAGCTGGAGACGTTCAAACGACTTCCACCATTGGGACGGTCACAGTGA
- a CDS encoding SulP family inorganic anion transporter, producing MIATAKENLIRLLPSRRDYAELPRSWRRDILAGITVGVVALPLALAFGISSGVGAAAGLITAVVAGLVAAVFGGSHIQVSGPTGAMAVILAPIVAQHGLTSIALVTVLAGLIVLAAGITGLGRAVTFIPWPVIEGFTLGIAAIIFLQQVPAAFATEAPAGQRTLVAAWHVVTHADWTAAVKTLSVVSLVALLMVVLPRLHRSIPESLTAVVAATVIVTVFGISVATIGELPSQLPTPVLPQADMGAMQTLLGAALAIAALAAIESLLSARVAATMSATGPYHPDRELVGQGMASVASGLFGGMPATGAIARTAVNVRSGARTRLAAIVHSLVLLAVVYLATGPVSAIPLSALAGVLMVTSFRMVSLHTARRILRSTRSDALTFVLTALVTITFDLIEAVQIGVLVAAFFALRNVARRSGVTREELPGEPQPGDERIALLRLEGSMFFGVAERMSSTISEIEADDISVVIIRLSQLGTLDATGANSLAQIATELERRGITVIIKGVQPEHSKLLSNVGVFESLRHEKHLIDSLEDAIEHARSHVARQQTARTTS from the coding sequence GTGATCGCCACTGCGAAAGAGAATCTGATACGGCTGTTGCCCAGCCGCCGTGACTACGCCGAGTTGCCCCGGTCGTGGCGGCGTGACATCCTCGCCGGCATCACCGTCGGCGTGGTGGCCCTGCCGCTGGCGTTGGCCTTCGGCATCAGTTCAGGCGTGGGGGCGGCCGCCGGCCTGATCACCGCGGTGGTCGCCGGCCTGGTGGCCGCGGTGTTCGGCGGTTCCCACATCCAGGTGTCCGGGCCCACCGGCGCCATGGCCGTCATCCTGGCGCCGATCGTCGCCCAGCACGGGCTGACCAGCATCGCGCTGGTCACCGTGTTGGCCGGGTTGATCGTGCTGGCGGCCGGCATCACCGGGTTGGGGCGCGCGGTCACATTCATTCCGTGGCCGGTGATCGAGGGGTTCACGCTCGGCATCGCGGCGATCATCTTCCTGCAGCAGGTGCCGGCGGCGTTCGCGACCGAGGCGCCGGCGGGGCAACGCACGCTGGTCGCGGCCTGGCATGTGGTGACGCACGCCGACTGGACCGCGGCGGTGAAGACCCTGAGCGTGGTGAGCCTGGTCGCGCTGCTGATGGTGGTGTTGCCGCGGCTGCACCGCAGCATTCCGGAGTCGCTGACGGCGGTGGTGGCGGCGACGGTGATCGTCACGGTGTTCGGCATCTCGGTGGCCACCATCGGGGAGTTGCCGTCGCAGCTGCCGACCCCGGTGTTGCCGCAGGCCGACATGGGCGCCATGCAGACCCTGCTCGGCGCCGCGTTGGCCATCGCGGCGCTGGCGGCGATCGAGTCGCTGCTGTCCGCGCGGGTCGCGGCGACGATGTCGGCGACGGGGCCGTACCACCCGGACCGGGAGCTGGTCGGACAGGGCATGGCGTCGGTGGCATCGGGTCTGTTCGGCGGGATGCCGGCGACGGGCGCGATCGCCCGCACCGCGGTGAACGTGCGCTCGGGTGCCCGCACGCGCCTGGCGGCGATCGTGCATTCCCTGGTTCTGCTCGCGGTGGTGTATCTGGCCACCGGCCCGGTGTCGGCCATTCCGTTGTCGGCGTTGGCCGGTGTGCTGATGGTGACGTCGTTCCGGATGGTGTCGTTGCACACCGCTCGGCGGATCCTGCGTTCGACCCGGTCCGATGCGTTGACGTTCGTCCTGACGGCGCTGGTGACGATCACCTTCGACCTGATCGAGGCGGTGCAGATCGGTGTGCTCGTCGCGGCGTTCTTCGCGCTGCGCAATGTGGCCCGCCGGTCGGGTGTGACCAGGGAGGAACTGCCCGGAGAACCGCAGCCCGGCGATGAGAGGATCGCGCTGCTGCGGCTCGAGGGGTCGATGTTCTTCGGTGTGGCCGAACGGATGTCGTCGACCATCTCGGAGATCGAGGCCGATGACATCTCGGTGGTGATCATCCGGTTGTCACAACTGGGGACCCTGGACGCGACCGGGGCGAACTCGCTGGCCCAGATAGCCACCGAACTCGAGCGGCGTGGAATCACGGTGATCATCAAGGGAGTTCAGCCCGAGCACTCCAAGCTGCTGTCCAATGTCGGTGTCTTCGAGTCGCTTCGGCACGAGAAGCATCTGATCGACTCGCTCGAGGACGCCATCGAGCACGCGCGCAGCCACGTCGCACGCCAGCAGACGGCCCGGACCACCTCATAG